A region from the Falco peregrinus isolate bFalPer1 chromosome 19, bFalPer1.pri, whole genome shotgun sequence genome encodes:
- the GABPB2 gene encoding GA-binding protein subunit beta-2 isoform X2, with product MKMSLVDLGKRLLEAARKGEDDEVRKLMASGAPFTTDWLGTSPLHLAAQYGHYSTAEVLLRAGVSRDARTKVDRTPLHMAAADGHTHIVELLIRNGADVNAKDMLKMTALHWATEHNHRDVVELLIKYGADVHAFSKFDKSAFDIALDKNNPETLVMLQEAMQNQVNAHSERTNPITSTVTLTSPFILTSGEVLNFTSLVSSANAKTPSGDSTMRFSNSTTSVLATLAALAEVSAPLSDSHRDTGKTEEVVEANPVDSAIQQVVGSGGQRVIAIVTDGVPLGGLQTAIPSSGLNQPFILTVQDGQQVLTVPAGQVAEETVIEDGDDAEEEEKPLAKKQKVEQNVDDSKEDKDSVEREVLQQQLQEANRKAQEYRSQLIKKEQEAEEYRLKLAAMVRQQPNGAEVTVLEEVAGVDPLVVTSEDFKESVLSMLDTDQPTDIAVETVTS from the exons ATGAAGATGTCCTTAGTGGACCTAGGGAAGAGGTTGCTAGAAGCAGCTCGCAAAGGCGAAGATGACGAAGTGCGAAAGCTGATGGCAAGCGGTGCTCCCTTCACCACCGACTGG CTTGGGACGTCGCCTCTTCACCTCGCCGCCCAGTATGGCCACTACTCAACAGCAGAAGTGCTGCTTCGAGCCGGTGTTAGCAGAGATGCCCGAACAAAAGTGGACCGGACGCCACTACACATGGCTGCGGCTGACGGACACACTCATATTGTAGAACTGCTAATTAGG AACGGGGCTGATGTCAATGCCAAGGACATGTTGAAAATGACCGCTTTGCACTGGGCGACGGAGCACAACCACCGAGATGTAGTAGAGTTGCTCATCAAATATGGAGCAGATGTCCATGCTTTCAGCAAGTTTGATAAATCAGCTTTTGATATTGCTTTGGACAAGAACAATCCAGAGACTCTGGTAATGCTACAG GAAGCGATGCAGAACCAGGTGAACGCTCATTCAGAGAGAACAAATCCCATCACCAGCACTGTGACTCTCACCTCACCATTTATTCTTACATCAGGGGAAGTTCTCAATTTCACAAGTCTTGTCTCTTCAGCAAACGCCAAAACACCCTCAG GTGACTCTACCATGCGGTTTTCCAATTCAACGACCTCCGTGCTTGCCACGCTTGCAGCCCTGGCTGAAGTATCGGCACCGCTTTCTGactcacacagagacacag GTAAGACGGAGGAAGTAGTGGAAGCAAATCCTGTCGATTCTGCCATACAACAAGTGGTTGGCAGTGGAGGGCAGCGCGTCATCGCCATTGTAACGGACGGAGTTCCCCTCGGCGGCCTGCAAACAGCCATCCCCAGCAGTGGCCTTAACCAACCCTTCATCCTAACCGTGCAAGATGGACAGCAAG ttttaactgTACCTGCTGGTCAGGTTGCAGAAGAGACTGTTATTGAAGATGGAGATGAcgcagaagaggaggaaaagccacTGGCCAAGAAGCAAAAAGTGGAGCAAAATGTAGATGACTCGAAGGAAGACAAG gaCAGCGTTGAAAGGGAAGTGCTACAGCAGCAATTGCAAGAGGCGAACCGAAAGGCTCAGGAATATCGCAGCCAGCTCATAAAGAAagagcaggaggcagaagagTACCGGCTGAAGCTGGCAGCCATGGTGAGGCAGCAGCCCAACGGAGCGGAGGTGACGGTGCTCGAAGAGGTCGCGGGGGTTGACCCGCTGGTGGTAACCTCAGAAGACTTCAAGGAATCTGTGCTGTCCATGCTGGACACAGATCAGCCAACTGATATCGCTGTGGAAACTGTAACCTCCTAA
- the GABPB2 gene encoding GA-binding protein subunit beta-2 isoform X1 — MKMSLVDLGKRLLEAARKGEDDEVRKLMASGAPFTTDWLGTSPLHLAAQYGHYSTAEVLLRAGVSRDARTKVDRTPLHMAAADGHTHIVELLIRNGADVNAKDMLKMTALHWATEHNHRDVVELLIKYGADVHAFSKFDKSAFDIALDKNNPETLVMLQEAMQNQVNAHSERTNPITSTVTLTSPFILTSGEVLNFTSLVSSANAKTPSAGDSTMRFSNSTTSVLATLAALAEVSAPLSDSHRDTGKTEEVVEANPVDSAIQQVVGSGGQRVIAIVTDGVPLGGLQTAIPSSGLNQPFILTVQDGQQVLTVPAGQVAEETVIEDGDDAEEEEKPLAKKQKVEQNVDDSKEDKDSVEREVLQQQLQEANRKAQEYRSQLIKKEQEAEEYRLKLAAMVRQQPNGAEVTVLEEVAGVDPLVVTSEDFKESVLSMLDTDQPTDIAVETVTS, encoded by the exons ATGAAGATGTCCTTAGTGGACCTAGGGAAGAGGTTGCTAGAAGCAGCTCGCAAAGGCGAAGATGACGAAGTGCGAAAGCTGATGGCAAGCGGTGCTCCCTTCACCACCGACTGG CTTGGGACGTCGCCTCTTCACCTCGCCGCCCAGTATGGCCACTACTCAACAGCAGAAGTGCTGCTTCGAGCCGGTGTTAGCAGAGATGCCCGAACAAAAGTGGACCGGACGCCACTACACATGGCTGCGGCTGACGGACACACTCATATTGTAGAACTGCTAATTAGG AACGGGGCTGATGTCAATGCCAAGGACATGTTGAAAATGACCGCTTTGCACTGGGCGACGGAGCACAACCACCGAGATGTAGTAGAGTTGCTCATCAAATATGGAGCAGATGTCCATGCTTTCAGCAAGTTTGATAAATCAGCTTTTGATATTGCTTTGGACAAGAACAATCCAGAGACTCTGGTAATGCTACAG GAAGCGATGCAGAACCAGGTGAACGCTCATTCAGAGAGAACAAATCCCATCACCAGCACTGTGACTCTCACCTCACCATTTATTCTTACATCAGGGGAAGTTCTCAATTTCACAAGTCTTGTCTCTTCAGCAAACGCCAAAACACCCTCAG CAGGTGACTCTACCATGCGGTTTTCCAATTCAACGACCTCCGTGCTTGCCACGCTTGCAGCCCTGGCTGAAGTATCGGCACCGCTTTCTGactcacacagagacacag GTAAGACGGAGGAAGTAGTGGAAGCAAATCCTGTCGATTCTGCCATACAACAAGTGGTTGGCAGTGGAGGGCAGCGCGTCATCGCCATTGTAACGGACGGAGTTCCCCTCGGCGGCCTGCAAACAGCCATCCCCAGCAGTGGCCTTAACCAACCCTTCATCCTAACCGTGCAAGATGGACAGCAAG ttttaactgTACCTGCTGGTCAGGTTGCAGAAGAGACTGTTATTGAAGATGGAGATGAcgcagaagaggaggaaaagccacTGGCCAAGAAGCAAAAAGTGGAGCAAAATGTAGATGACTCGAAGGAAGACAAG gaCAGCGTTGAAAGGGAAGTGCTACAGCAGCAATTGCAAGAGGCGAACCGAAAGGCTCAGGAATATCGCAGCCAGCTCATAAAGAAagagcaggaggcagaagagTACCGGCTGAAGCTGGCAGCCATGGTGAGGCAGCAGCCCAACGGAGCGGAGGTGACGGTGCTCGAAGAGGTCGCGGGGGTTGACCCGCTGGTGGTAACCTCAGAAGACTTCAAGGAATCTGTGCTGTCCATGCTGGACACAGATCAGCCAACTGATATCGCTGTGGAAACTGTAACCTCCTAA
- the SEMA6C gene encoding LOW QUALITY PROTEIN: semaphorin-6C (The sequence of the model RefSeq protein was modified relative to this genomic sequence to represent the inferred CDS: inserted 1 base in 1 codon; deleted 3 bases in 2 codons) codes for MGILGHWEGGTGSTGTGVLGTLGWARWGRVTGDTGTGIPGHWEGGTGRTGRGRWEHCPHSGGCPQGCSVPPPPVPQFPVPRPAPGSPGGPVPVAMLGVPLPFILLLLLAGGAAQSFPRDLVPRSTVGLAATAAYPRFGGLGGANGTAQLGLDFQRMLRLNGTLFVAARDHIYAFNLGQDKGMLYPERYLTWESRDRENCAMRGRLQDECHNYIRVLVHRDAGTLLACGTNAFSPLCRTYQVSSLAQEGEEVSGQARCPFDAKQSIVALFVDGSLYSATVADFQASDAVIYRSLSPGRPPLRTLKYSSRWLQEPHFVQALPYGPYVYFFFREVAVELSALGKVAVARVARVCRNDRGGSPRVLERRWTSFLKVRLQCAVPGDAIFYFDVLEAVTPPRALHGRPAVLALFGTQPNSIPGSAVCAFYLADVERAFEGPFAEPRGASSTWMPVPEDRVPRPRPGCCAGMGPAAGIVTSGDFPDETLAFAKEHPLLHGAVAPAGGRPLFTRTGTRCTPGVGGRGDRVAAGTRGGSCEEGAGCTGWGGCSRSHGCCRVGRLQGADGCCGGPWVLGCRHNGCSWGGRCQGPQGASRVLGLELHPPGQELYVAFAGCLVRLPLSRCARHGACRRSCLAARDPYCVWLPRQGCVPFSEDLPNGFKQDVEGYPGTAGTCQDAPAVGDSDGDRDLAHGVRQPGPGAAAAVPVPVLVGCVLGAFALGALAAGLLAACCRRPAAPKGPPEPPAAAPRPPPATCPRLYPLLPPQGGAGGLRDPPELPTPEATPRPPAKALWERVTEPRPPRPGPPPKATLEEMLQRLHGTGGSGWPVTPPGTSSFANRVQPGTPFSSLPPAPRDGTPRRLDVPPDSPPPXPAAPGTETLARGDACETTWPGPRAHPHALAGDPGGASLGPPARHPGALPLHEAPRAAQAPDGASSPRAALSPPAPMGHPCCGWRGAPQPSPGWQDPRLPGGTRVPPSPDWPPPG; via the exons ATGGGGATACTAGGACACTGGgaggggggcactgggagcactgggactGGGGTCCTGGGGACGCTGGGATGGGCACGTTGGGGCAGGGTCACTGGAGATACTGGGACGGGGATACCAGGACACTGGGAGGGGGGCACTGGAAGGACTGGGAGGGGGCGCTGGGAGCACTGTCCCCACAGTGGcgggtgtccccagggctgctctgtgccccccccccccgtgcctcagtttccgGTGCCGAgaccagcccctggcagccccgggGGGCCGGTGCCCGTGGCCATGCTGGGGGTCCCGCTGcccttcatcctcctcctcctcctcgccggGGGGGCGGCACAATCCTTCCCGCGGGACCTGGTGCCGCGCAGCACCGTGGGGCTGGCAG CCACCGCCGCCTACCCCCGCTTCGGTGGCCTGGGGGGGGCCAACGGCACGGCCCAGCTCGGCCTCGACTTCCAGCGCATGCTGCGCCTCAACGGCACCCTCTTCGTCGCCGCCCG GGACCACATCTATGCCTTCAACCTGGGGCAGGACAAGGGGATGCTGTACCCCGAGCGG TACCTCACCTGGGAGTCACGGGACAGGGAGAACTGCGCCATGCGGGGCCGGCTGCAG GATGAGTGCCACAACTACATCAGGGTGCTGGTGCACCGCGACGCTGGCACCCTCCTGGCCTGCGGCACCAACGCCTTCAGCCCCCTCTGCCGCACCTACcag GTGAGCAGCCTGGCGCAGGAGGGCGAGGAGGTGAGCGGCCAGGCCCGGTGCCCCTTCGACGCCAAGCAGAGCATCGTCGCCCTCTTCGTCg acGGCAGCCTGTACTCAGCCACGGTGGCCGACTTCCAAGCCAGCGACGCCGTCATCTACCGCAGCCtcagccccggccgcccccccctgCGCACCCTCAAGTACAGCTCCCGCTGGCTGCAGG AGCCCCACTTCGTCCAGGCGCTGCCCTACGGCCCCTACGTCTACTTCTTCTTCAGGGAGGTCGCCGTGGAGCTCAGTGCCCTGGGCAAG GTGGCGGTGGCACGGGTGGCGCGGGTGTGCCGCAACGACCGGGGGGGCTCCCCGCGGGTGCTGGAGCGGCGCTGGACGTCCTTCCTGAAGGTGCGGCTGCAGTGCGCCGTCCCCGGCGATGCCATCTTCTACTTCGACGTCCTGGAGGCGGTGACACCCCCCCGGGCCCTGCACGGGCGCCCCGCCGTCCTCGCCCTCTTCGGCACCCAGCCCAACAG CATCCCTGGCTCAGCCGTCTGCGCCTTCTACCTGGCGGACGTGGAGCGGGCGTTCGAGGGACCCTTCGCCGAGCCCCGcggtgcctccagcacctggaTGCCGGTGCCCGAGGACAGGGTGCCCCGACCCAG GCCGGGATGCTGCGCTGGGATGGGACCGGCCGCCGGCATTGTCACCTCTGGGGACTTCCCCGACGAGACGTTGGCCTTCGCCAAGGAGCACCCACTGCTGCACGGCGCCGTGGCACCCGCCGGCGGGCGGCCGCTCTTCACCCGCACTGGCACCAGGTGCACACCCGGGGTGGGTGGCCGTGGGGACAGGGTGGCCGCGGGGACGAGGGGTGGCTCATGCGAGGAGGGTGCGGGGtgcacaggctggggagggtGCAGCCGGTCCcatgggtgctgcagggtggggagg CTGCAGGGTGCCGACGGGTGCTGTGGGGGGCCGTGGGTCCTGGGGTGCCGTCACAATGGGTGCTCCTGGGGGGGCAGATGCCAGGGGCCGCAGGGCGCCAGCcgggtgctggggctggagctgcaccCGCCGGGCCAGGAGCTCTACGTCGCCTTCGCCGGGTGCCTGGTGCGTCTGCCCCTGAGCCGCTGCGCCCGGCACGGCGCCTGCCGCAG gagctgcctggccGCCCGTGACCCCTACTGTGTCTGGCTGCCCCGCCAGGGCTGCGTCCCCTTCTCCGAGGACCTTCC gaaCGGCTTCAAGCAGGACGTGGAGGGCTACCCCGGGACCGCTGGGACCTGCCAAG ATGCACCAGCCGTGGGGGACAGCGACGGGGACAGAGACTTGGCCCATG GGGTGCGCcagcccgggccgggggccgcagcggcggtgccggtgccggtgctgGTGGGCTGCGTGCTGGGCGCCTTCGCCCTGGGcgccctggctgct gggctgctggcggcctgctgccgccgccccgccgcccccaaGGGACCCCCGGAGCCCCCTGCCGCCGCCCCACGGCCCCCG CCAGCCACCTGCCCCCGCCTCTaccccctgctgccaccccagggcggggctgggggcctgCGGGACCCCCCCGAGCTGCCCACGCCGGAGGCCACCCCACGGCCACCTGCCAAGGCACTCTGGGAGCGGGTGACGGAGCCCCGGC ccccccggccAGGACCCCCGCCCAAGGCCACCCTGGAAGAGATGCTGCAGCGGCTGCACGGGACGGGGGGCTCGGGGTGGCCGGTGACCCCCCCGGGCACCAGCTCCTTCGCCAACCGGGTGCAGCCGGGCACCCCGTTCTCCAgcctccccccggccccccgcgaCGGGACGCCCCGCCGGCTGGACGTGCCCCCCGacagccccccgc ccccggcggCCCCTGGCACAGAGACACTCGCTCGGGGGGACGCCTGCGAGACCACCTGGCCTGGCCCGCGGGCTCACCCGCATGCACTCGCTGGGGACCCCGGGGGGGCCAGCCTGGGGCCCCCGGCCCGGCACCCTGGAGCGCTCCCTCTCCATGAAGCCCCCCGTGCTGCCCAAGCCCCTGATGGTGCCAGCAGCCCCCGGGCGGCCctgagccccccagcacccatgggacACCCCTGCTGCGGCTGGCGGGGGGCCCCCCAGCCATCCCCTGGGTGGCAGGACCCCCGCCTCCCTGGTGGCACGCGGGTCCCCCCATCCCCAGACTGGCCCCCACCGGGGTGA
- the LYSMD1 gene encoding lysM and putative peptidoglycan-binding domain-containing protein 1 — MSPPPPAPSGVGAERGPAMAAGSGAAGASAREHRLEPGDTLPGLALRYGVTMEQIKRANRLYTSDTIFLKSTLLIPTPALPGGPCPDDEDKDTSVPSGDTSAAPAPSRHDLSATDFLRQLDAEIGRSKAAAAERLRAGSTGTAEAEGTRSTDTRAPPAHLGPRLGPRPLTRTPRAATLRDAEDEIFTL; from the exons atgagccccccgccccccgcgccgtCGGGGGTCGGGGCGGAGCGGGGTCCCGCCatggcggcggggagcggggcagcgggGGCCTCCGCCCGGGAGCACCGCCTGGAGCCCGGGGACACGCTACCGGGGCTGGCGCTACGCTACGGCGTGACG ATGGAGCAGATCAAGCGCGCCAACCGCCTCTACACCTCGGACACCATCTTCCTCAAGTCCACCCTCCTCATCCCCACCCCGGCGCTGCCAGGGGGCCCCTGCCCTGATGACGAGGACAAGGACACGTCCGTCCCCTCAGGAGACACCTCGGCTGCTCCCGCTCCGTCCCGCCACGACCTCTCGGCCACCGATTTCCTGCGGCAGCTGGACGCCGAGATCGGGCGCTCCAAGGCGGCGGCAGCAGAACGGCTCCGCGCCGGCAGCACAGG CACGGCTGAGGCTGAAGGCACCCGCAGCACCGACACCAGGGCGCCCCCGGCCCACCTGGGCCCCCGCCTTGGCCCCCGGCCACTCACCAGGACCCCACGGGCGGCCACCCTCCGTGACGCAGAGGATGAGATCTTCACACTGTGA
- the SCNM1 gene encoding LOW QUALITY PROTEIN: sodium channel modifier 1 (The sequence of the model RefSeq protein was modified relative to this genomic sequence to represent the inferred CDS: deleted 2 bases in 2 codons), with protein sequence MSFKREGDDPGQLGVLQKRRIADLLANYIPEDEALLLRSGRYACTVCAHRPVFDTLDVLTVHRAGKKHMGSLQRFYSRKRSLQDAAQKRRHEEELQAEEAGTQGSPAPLLAQTRRIARNALLKAAPYSSCCRRTGVEGSSSRAGVTQMGLSAAPMLPEPSQKNGAALDASPAALLPGHRSRRVGAPKTAPARTQQGSKGKASSSVPSQAEALSPERRQALERYLQLRSAGWIQDRSGKWVKDENAEFDSDEDEPPALLPA encoded by the exons ATGTCCTTCAAGCGGGAGGGGGACGAC CCCGGTCagctgggggtgctgcag AAAAGACGTATCGCGGACCTGTTGGCCAACTACATCCCCGAGGATGAGGCACTGCTGCTGAGGAGCGGGAG GTACGCCTGCACAGTGTGTGCCCACCGCCCTGTCTTCGACACGCTGGACGTGCTGACAGTCCACAGAGCCGGCAAGAAGCACATGGGCA gCCTGCAGCGCTTCTACAGCAGGAAGCGCTCACTCCAGGACGCGGCTCAGAAGCGGCGGCacgaggaggagctgcaggcagaggaggcaggCACACAG GGCTCCCCGGCCCCTCTTCTGGCACAGACGAGGAGGATTGCCCGGAATGCTCTGCTCAAAGCAGCTCcctacagcagctgctgccggAGGACGGG GGTGGAGGGAAGCAGCTCACGAGCTGGTGTCACCCAGATGGGGCTGAGTGCTGCCCCGATGCTGCCAGAGCCGTCGCAGAAGAACGGAGCAGCCCTGGacgccagccctgcagccctgctgccggGGCACCGCAGCAGGCGAGTGG GTGCCCCGAAGACAGCTCCGGCGCGGACGCAGCaaggcagcaaaggaaaagccTCATCATCAGTCCCGAGCCAGGCTGAAGCCCTCAGCCCCGAGAGGCGCCAGGCCCTGGAGCGATACCTGCAGCTGCGCAG TGCCGGCTGGATCCAAGAC CGCTCTGGCAAGTGGGTGAAGGATGAGAACGCTGAATTTGACTCTGACGAGGACGAACCACCTGCGCTGCTGCCGGCCTGA
- the TMOD4 gene encoding LOW QUALITY PROTEIN: tropomodulin-4 (The sequence of the model RefSeq protein was modified relative to this genomic sequence to represent the inferred CDS: deleted 5 bases in 4 codons) — protein MTSYRQELEKYRDIDEDKILQELSAEELAQLDLELLEMDPENVLLPAGLRQRDQTQKSPTGPLDREALLQHLEKQALEAGERDDLVPFTGEKKGKPFVPKNPTREIPREEQITLEPELEEALANATEAEMCDIAAILGMYTLMSNKQYYDAICSGTISNTEGINSVVKPDTYKPVPDEPPNPTNVEETLRQIQANDSTLEDVNLNNIKDIPISTLKAVCEAMKTNTHVKKLSLVATRSNDPVASAVAEMLMENKTLESLNIESNFITSAGMISIIKAMYHNTTLSELKVDNQCQRLGDTVEMEMATMLEQCPSVVRFGYHFTQKAPRARAAIAITKNNELRRKQKKA, from the exons ATGACGTCCTACcggcaggagctggagaagtACCGGGACATCGACGAGGACAAGATCCTGCAGGAGCTGTCGGCCGAGGAGCTGGCGCAGCTGGacttggagctgctggagatggaCCCCGAG AACGTGCTGCTACCGGCCGGGCTGCGGCAGCGGGACCAGACGCAGAAGAGCCCGACAGGGCCGCTGGACCGGGag gccctgctgcagcacctggagaAGCAGGCGCTGGAGGCTGGCGAGCGCGACGACCTGGTGCCCTTCACCGGCGAGAAGAAAG GGAAGCCCTTCGTGCCCAAGAACCCGACGCGGGAGATCCCACGGGAGGAGCAGATCACGCTGGAGCCCGAGCTGGAGGAGGCGCTGGCCAACGCC ACCGAGGCCGAGATGTGCGACATCGCCG CCATCCTGGGCATGTACACGCTGATGAGCAACAAGCAGTACTACGACGCGATCTGCAGCGGGACCATCTCCAACACGGAGGGCATCAACA GCGTGGTGAAGCCTGACACGTACAAGCCGGTGCCGGACGAGCCCCCGAACCCCACCAACGTGGAGGAGACGCTGCGGCAGATCCAGGCCAACGACAGCACTCTGGAGGACGTCAACCTCAACAACATCAAG GACATTCCCATCTCCACGCTGAAGGCCGTCTGCGAGGCCATGAAAACCAACACCCACGTCAAGAAGCTCAGCCTGGTGGCCACCCGCAGCAACGACCCCGTGGCCAGC GCTGTGGCCGAGATGCTGATGGAGAACAAGACC CTGGAGAGCCTCAACATTGAATCCAACTTCATCACCAGTGCTGGCATGATCAGCATCATCAAGGCCATGTACCACAACACCACTCTGAGCGAGCTCAAGGTGGACAACCAG TGCCAGCGGCTGGGCGACACGGTGGAGATGGAGATGGccaccatgctggagcagtgccCCTCCGTCGTGCGCTTTGGCTACCACTTCACGCAA AAGGCCCCCCGCGCCCGTGCCGCCATCGCCATCACCAAGAACAACGAGCTCC GTCGCAAGCAGAAGAAAGCCTAa
- the VPS72 gene encoding vacuolar protein sorting-associated protein 72 homolog: MSLAEGRAPRRTAGNRLSGLLEAEEEDEFYQTTYGGFTEESGDDEYRGDQSDSDDEVDSDFDIDEGEEPASDQDESEPKRRRRVVTKAYREPLKSLRPKKADVPSSSSQKPREVKSVPLELQDDMGDSRKHMRQSTTEHTRQTFLRIQERQVQSKRKKGGTSYDRPLTQEELLEEAKITEEINLRSLENYERLEADKKKQVQKKRKCVGPVIRYWSVTMPLVPEPGKEENVDVEGLDQDLQQAEAAPAPAPASTGKCSRTFISFSDDETFERFFPKAKPPRLPVREICPVTHKPAVYRDPITDIPYSNIRAFKIIREAYKKYITAHGLPSAAASATLGATAPPGPDPNVRPTRQKIVIKQSVPTT; this comes from the exons atgAGCCTGGCGGAGGGTCGCGCCCCGCGGCGCACGGCCGGTAACCGACTCTCGGGGCTGTTGGAAGCCGAGGAAGAGGATGAGTTCTACCAGACCACCTACGGCGGCTTCACCGAG GAATCGGGCGATGACGAGTACAGGGGCGACCAGTCGGACAGCGACGACGAGGTGGACTCGGACTTCGACATCGACGAGGGCGAGGAACCCGCCAGCGACCAGGATGAGAGCGAGCCCAAGCGCCGCCGCCGTGTCGTCACCAAGGCCTACCGG GAGCCCCTCAAAAGCCTTCGCCCCAAGAAGGCGgatgtccccagcagcagctcgcAGAAGCCACGAGAGGTGAAATCTGTCCCCTTGGAGCTGCAGGATGACATGGGAGACA GCAGGAAGCACATGCGGCAATCCACGACGGAGCACACGCGCCAAACCTTCCTGCGCATCCAGGAGCGGCAGGTCCAGTCCAAGCGTAAGAAGGGTGGCACCAGCTACGACCGGCCTCTGAcgcaggaggagctgctggaggaagccAAGATCACAGAGGAGATCAACCTCCGCTCCCTGG AGAACTACGAGCGCCTGGAAGCCGACAAGAAGAAGCAGGTCCAGAAGAAGCGGAAGTGCGTGGGGCCAGTTATCCGGTACTGGTCCGTCACCATGCCCCTCGTCCCGGAGCCGGGCAAGGAGGAGAATGTGGATGTGGAGGG GTTGGACCAAGACCTGCAGCAGGCTGAAGCAGCTCCAGCCCCGGCTCCAGCTTCCACCGGGAAGTGCTCCCGCACCTTCATCTCCTTCAGCGACGATGAAACCTTCGAGCGCTTCTTCCCCAAAGCAAAACCGCCGCGGCTGCCGGTGCGGGAGATCTGCCCCGTCACCCACAAACCGGCTGTTTACCGCGACCCCATCACCGACATCCCCTACTCCAACATCCGCGCCTTCAAAATCATCCGGGAGGCCTACAAAAAATACATCACGGCCCACGGGCTGcccagcgccgccgcctccgccaCCTTGGGGGCCAccgctccccccggccccgACCCCAACGTCCGTCCCACCCGCCAGAAGATCGTCATCAAGCAGAGCGTCCCCACGACCTga